GCTGACCGTGATTCCTTGCGCTGCAAGCCCTTCGATCACCGGAAGGACACGGCGGGCCTCGATGCCGGGGTCCACCGGGATAGCGCCGGGACGGGTCGACGCGCCGCCGACGTCGACGACCCCCGCACCCTGGGCGGCCAGCGCCAGACCGTGCTCGACCGCACCGCTGGGATCCAGGTAACGCCCGCCGTCGGAGAACGAGTCTTCGGTGACATTGAGCACCCCCATCACCTGCACGGGCGCCGAACTCACTTGCGCAGGATGAGATCGAGCGCTTCGGCTCGAGACGCGGCATCGGTCTTGAACTGACCGCGCACCGCCGACGTCGTGGTGGTGGAACCGGGTTTACGCACACCCCGCATCGCCATACACAGGTGCTCGGCCTCGACCACCACGATCACTCCGCGGGGATTCAGCTTCCGCACCAGGGCGTCGGCGATCTGGCTGGTGAGCCGTTCCTGCACCTGCGGGCGCTTAGCGTAAAGGTCAACCAGCCGAGCGATTTTCGACAAACCGGTGACCCGGCCGTCCGCGCCCGGGATGTAGCCGACGTGCGCCACACCGTGGAACGACACCAGATGGTGTTCGCAGGTCGAGTACATCGGGATCTCTTTGACGATCACCAATTCGTCGTGGTCTTCGTCGAACATGGTGTTGAGCACCGACGCCGGATCGGTGTAGAGACCCGCAAATATTTCGCGGTAAGCCCGGACCACGCGAGCAGGCGTGTCCCGCAGCCCATTTCGATCGGGATCCTCGCCGATCGCAATGAGCAGCTCGCGAACCGCGGCCTCGGCGCGCACTCGATCGAACTCGCCCACGCGGCCATCCCTGGAATCCAGCTGCGTCATCAAGCCTCCGTCGATCAGCCGTGGGCCGGGGGGTTGGACCGGGTCACGTCCTTGTCGCGCTGGGGGTCGAACTGGGGACGGGACTCGTCGGTGTCCGAGTCGGTATCCGGGCTGGGATAACTGGGGGCTGGTTGGGGACGGTCGGGAGCTGACTTGGGCGGCCACCCGGGCGCGCTCCAGCCCGCCGGGGCGCCATAGTCGGGCTGGGTGGCGCCGTGCGAACCGTTCGGGCCCTGCGAACCGCCGCCGTTACCTTTGGCTTTGCCGGCGGCCTCCTCGGCGGCCTTGCTGGCTTGCGCGATCGCTACTTTGAACGCGGGCTCGGGCACCGGTTGCGGCCACGGCTCGCCGCGCTCGATCGCCAGTTCCCCGGGTGTCTTGATGGGCGGCTTGTCCGACGGGATACGGCCACCAAAGTCGTCGAACATAGTCAGCCTGGGTCGCTTCTCCACGTCGCCGAAGATTGCCTCCAGCTCGGGCCGGTGCAGCGTTTCCTTTTCCAGCAGCTCACCGGCCAGGGTGTCCAGCACGTCGCGGTATTCGGTGAGGATCTCCCAGGCCTCGGTGTGCGCCGCTTCGATCAGCTTGCGGACCTCTTCGTCGATTTCACGCGCGACCTCATGCGAGTAGTCGGATTGGGTTCCCATCGAGCGGCCCAGGAACGGGTCGCCGTGTTCGGTGCCGTACTTGACGGCGCCCAGCCGCGCACTCATGCCGTACTCGGTCACCATCGCGCGCGCGATCTTGGTGGCCTGTTCTATGTCGGAGACCGCACCGGTGGTCGGTTCGCGGAACACCAGTTCCTCGGCAGCGCGGCCACCCATCGCGAACACCAACTGAGCGATCATCTCCGAGCGGGTCCGCAGGCCCTTGTCGTCTTCCGGTACCGCGACCGCGTGGCCACCCGTGCGACCGCGGGCCAGGATCGTCACCTTGTACACCGGGTCGATGTCCGGCATCGCCCACGCGGCGAGGGTGTGGCCGCCCTCGTGGTAGGCGGTGATCTTTTTCTCCTGCTCGCTGATCAACCTGCCCTTGCGGCGCGGTCCGCCGATGACCCGGTCGACCGCCTCCTCCAGCGCCGCGCCGGTAATCACGGTGCCGTTCTCGCGGGCGGTCAGCAACGCTGCCTCGTTGACGACATTGGCCAGGTCGGCGCCGGTCATGCCGACGGTGCGCTTGGCCAGCCCGTCCAGGTCGGCGTCCTCGGCGATGGGCTTGCCTTTGGAATGCACCCGCAGCACCGCCCGGCGCCCGGCCAGGTCGGGGTTGGACACTGGGATCTGCCGATCGAAACGCCCAGGCCGCAGCAGTGCCGGGTCCAGGATGTCGGGGCGGTTGGTGGCCGCGATCAAGATGACGCCGGCGCGGTCGCCGAAGCCGTCCATCTCCACCAGCAACTGGTTCAGCGTCTGTTCGCGCTCGTCGTGCCCGCCGCCCAGGCCGGCGCCGCGCTGCCGGCCCACCGCGTCGATCTCGTCGACGAAGATGATGCATGGGCTGTTCTGTTTGGCCTGCTCGAACAGGTCCCGGACGCGGGATGCGCCGACACCGACGAACATCTCGACGAAGTCCGAGCCGGAGATGGTGAAAAAGGGAACGCCCGCTTCTCCTGCTACCGCCCTGGCGAGCAGCGTCTTGCCGGTGCCGGGCGGTCCGTAGAGCAGCACACCTTTGGGGATCTTGGCGCCCAGCGCCTGGTAGCGGCTGGGGTTCTGCAGGAAGTCCTTGATCTCGTAGAGCTCCTCGACCGCTTCGTCGACGCCGGCGACGTCGGCGAAGGTGGTCTTGGGCATGTCTTTGGACAGCTGCTTGGCGCGCGACTTACCGAAGCCGAAGCCCATCCGCGCGCCGCCCTGCATGCGCGAGAACATCACGAACAAGCCCACCAGCAGCAACAGCGGCAGCGCGTAGACCAACAGTTCGCCGATCAGGCTGCCTTCGTTGACGACGGTGCTGACTTTGGCGTTCTTGGCGTTCAACGCATTGAAAAGGTCGACGCCGAAGCCAGTGGGGTATTTGGTGATGACCTTGTCGGAGTTCTCTGTGTCGCCATTGCCCTTTTTCAGGGTCAATCTCACCTGCTGTTCACGGTCGTCGATCTGCGCGCTCTTGACGTTGTCGCTGCTGATCTGCGCCATCGCGACCGAGGTGTCCACGGGCTTGTAGCCGCGGGTGTCATCGCTGAAATAGAAGAACGACCAGCCGAGTAGCACCAGAACAGCAACCGCCGTCAGGGTGCGGATCACGTTTCTACGGTTCATCAAGCATCGGCCGTGCCGGCCAGGTCCTTCCCGATACACACAGCTGGAAATGTCCAGGCTACCGCTATCGGCTGACGCCAGTAGCGGCAGAGCGGAGCTAGGTCTCTGGTGACAACTCGTGACGACGAGCAGCGGTTCCCGGCGCCGCCGGACGCGCGCGGCGCCGGGGCCGCCGTCGGGTGCTAGTTCGGGCGCTAGTTGTAGTAGCGGGCCTCCACCACGTTGCCGTCTGGATCGGCGAAGTAGTAACCCTGCGGGGCCCAGCCCTGGGCGCCGAAGGAGTTGTCCAGCCGCGCGCTGGTATCCACCCCCTCCGCCTGCAGCCGTCGATCCAGCGCGTCGTATTCGTCCTTCGACATCGCCAGGCAGACGTGGTTCACGCGATGGCCCGCGCTACCGGCGACCTTGGTCATCGCCTCCGTGAAGGGAGCGCCGTCGACAGCCATCAGGTCGATGATCGCGTCGTCGCACACCCGCACACTCGGAAACGGCGCCTGTCCGGCCTCGTACTCCTCGAAACGCACCGGCGCCAACCCCACCACGCGGGTGTAGAAGTCCATCGACGCACGTGGATCCCGTGTCCACAGCACTATGTGGTCCAGCCTCATGGATCCAATGGTCCTCGGCCCCGCCCGAACCTTCTCAGCCGGGTGTCGTTGTGATTTGGTGAGAATATGAGCTCATCTACCGAGCGGTTAGTCGAAACCAACGGCGTGCAACTGAAAGTGGTCGAGGCCGGTGATCCGGGCGCACCGGTCGTGGTGCTGTGCCACGGATTTCCCGAATTGGCCTACTCCTGGCGACACCAGATTCCGGCCCTCGCTGACGCCGGCTACCGCGTGCTGGCGCCCGACCAGCGCGGCTACGGCGGATCGTCGCGTCCGGATGCGGTCGAGGTCTACGACATCCACCACTTGACGGGCGACCTCGTAGGTTTGCTCGACGACGTCGGGGCCGACAAGGCCGTCTGGGTCGGGCACGACTGGGGTGCCGCCGTCGTCTGGAACGCGCCGTTGCTGCATCCCGATCGAGTGGCCGCCGTCGCCGCACTGAGTGTGCCGGTCACCCCCCGCCCGAAAGTCGCTCCGACGACGGCGTGGCGACGCATGTTCGGTGACAACTTCTTCTACATCCTCTACTTCCAGGAGCCCGGTGTCGCCGACGCCGAACTGGGCAGCGACCCGGGCCGCACCATGCGCCGGATGATGGGCGGTTTGCGTCTGTCCGACGACCACAGCGCCGGATTGCGTATGGTGGCCCCCGGACCTGACGGATTCATCGACCGGCTTCCCGAGCCCGCGGGGCTTCCCGACTGGATTAGTCAGGACGAACTCGACCACTACATAGCCGAATTCACCCGGACCGGATTCACCGGCGGCCTGAACTGGTACCGCAATTTCGACCGCAACTGGGAAACCACGCCAGATCTCGCCG
The nucleotide sequence above comes from Mycobacterium vicinigordonae. Encoded proteins:
- the folE gene encoding GTP cyclohydrolase I FolE, which produces MTQLDSRDGRVGEFDRVRAEAAVRELLIAIGEDPDRNGLRDTPARVVRAYREIFAGLYTDPASVLNTMFDEDHDELVIVKEIPMYSTCEHHLVSFHGVAHVGYIPGADGRVTGLSKIARLVDLYAKRPQVQERLTSQIADALVRKLNPRGVIVVVEAEHLCMAMRGVRKPGSTTTTSAVRGQFKTDAASRAEALDLILRK
- the ftsH gene encoding ATP-dependent zinc metalloprotease FtsH, whose product is MNRRNVIRTLTAVAVLVLLGWSFFYFSDDTRGYKPVDTSVAMAQISSDNVKSAQIDDREQQVRLTLKKGNGDTENSDKVITKYPTGFGVDLFNALNAKNAKVSTVVNEGSLIGELLVYALPLLLLVGLFVMFSRMQGGARMGFGFGKSRAKQLSKDMPKTTFADVAGVDEAVEELYEIKDFLQNPSRYQALGAKIPKGVLLYGPPGTGKTLLARAVAGEAGVPFFTISGSDFVEMFVGVGASRVRDLFEQAKQNSPCIIFVDEIDAVGRQRGAGLGGGHDEREQTLNQLLVEMDGFGDRAGVILIAATNRPDILDPALLRPGRFDRQIPVSNPDLAGRRAVLRVHSKGKPIAEDADLDGLAKRTVGMTGADLANVVNEAALLTARENGTVITGAALEEAVDRVIGGPRRKGRLISEQEKKITAYHEGGHTLAAWAMPDIDPVYKVTILARGRTGGHAVAVPEDDKGLRTRSEMIAQLVFAMGGRAAEELVFREPTTGAVSDIEQATKIARAMVTEYGMSARLGAVKYGTEHGDPFLGRSMGTQSDYSHEVAREIDEEVRKLIEAAHTEAWEILTEYRDVLDTLAGELLEKETLHRPELEAIFGDVEKRPRLTMFDDFGGRIPSDKPPIKTPGELAIERGEPWPQPVPEPAFKVAIAQASKAAEEAAGKAKGNGGGSQGPNGSHGATQPDYGAPAGWSAPGWPPKSAPDRPQPAPSYPSPDTDSDTDESRPQFDPQRDKDVTRSNPPAHG
- a CDS encoding VOC family protein; protein product: MRLDHIVLWTRDPRASMDFYTRVVGLAPVRFEEYEAGQAPFPSVRVCDDAIIDLMAVDGAPFTEAMTKVAGSAGHRVNHVCLAMSKDEYDALDRRLQAEGVDTSARLDNSFGAQGWAPQGYYFADPDGNVVEARYYN
- a CDS encoding alpha/beta fold hydrolase, which gives rise to MSSSTERLVETNGVQLKVVEAGDPGAPVVVLCHGFPELAYSWRHQIPALADAGYRVLAPDQRGYGGSSRPDAVEVYDIHHLTGDLVGLLDDVGADKAVWVGHDWGAAVVWNAPLLHPDRVAAVAALSVPVTPRPKVAPTTAWRRMFGDNFFYILYFQEPGVADAELGSDPGRTMRRMMGGLRLSDDHSAGLRMVAPGPDGFIDRLPEPAGLPDWISQDELDHYIAEFTRTGFTGGLNWYRNFDRNWETTPDLAGATIGVPCLFIGGTADPVLSFTRTDRAAEAITGPFREVMIDGAGHWIQQERPDEVNATLLEFLKGVEW